Genomic window (Subtercola endophyticus):
CCACTCCTTCTCGTCGAAGCGGTAGTCGCCCATGGCCGACCAGTGAAAGAAGTCCGCGACGATCACCGAGAGCGGCAGGCCGAGCCGGGCGTGTTCGCGCGCGACCGTGAGCAGTTCATCCTGTGTGCGGTAGCGCAGCTTCGACTGCCAGAACCCGCTGGCCCATTCGGGCAGTTCCGGGCTGTGGCCGGTGGCGTCGGCATAGCGCTCGAGAATGGCCGCGGGGGTGGGCGCAGCGGTGATCCAGTAATCGATCTCGCGGGCTTGACTCGCCTGCCAGCGGGTGGCGTTGTCAGCGAACTCGACGCGGCCGACGGCCGGCACGTTCCAGAGCAGCCCATAACCGCGGTCAGAGAGCACGAACGGAATGTTCACCTCGGCGTTGCGCTGCACGAGGTCGAGCGCGAGCCCCTTGATGTCGAGCCGACCGTGCGTGCGCTGCCCCATGCCGAAGAGCTTCTCGCCGGGATAGGCGGCGAACTGCTGATGAATCTCGTAGGCGCCCGAACCGTTTCCGAGAAATACCCGCGCGCCGGGCTGCCAGAAGTGCTCGCGGCTCTCGGTCAGCAGTTCGGCGCCCGTGGAGGTGCGTGTGAAGGTCAGATGAGGTACGGGGTACGGCTCGGCCTCGTCGAAGGTCACGTTCACGGTCAACTCGCCGTTCACGAGCCGGGCCCCGCCGGCCGTGGTCTCGACGACAACACGCGCTGCGCCCGCCGTCTGCGGCGCCGCGTCATCGAGAGCACCGAAGTCGAGAGCACCGTCGTCGAGAGCGCCGACGCTGAAAGCATCGACGCTGAGAGCACGGTCGTCGAGAGCACCGACGCTGGAGTCGGGCAGGCGGTACAGGGCCGCGCGCACGCGAGCGCTGTCGGTTCCCCACGCCTCGATGCGCAGCAGTTCGTGCCCGTGCCGAACCTCGAGAGAGGTGGGCGACGGAAGGTAGCTCACCATGGTCAGTCTTTGACCGCGCCGGCCGTCACGCCGGCGGCGACGTAACGCTGGGCGACGACGAGCAAGACGGCGGCCGGAATCGAGGCGACCACGGCCGTGGCCATGATGGAGTTCCACTCTTGGTTGTTGTTGCCGATGTACTTGTAGATGCCGAGCGTGATCGGCTGAATCTTGCCGCCGCCGTCGAGCGTCGAGGCGAAGATGAAGTCAGACCAGGCCCACAAGAAGGCGAACAACGAAACCGTCACGATGGAGTTGCGGCTGATCGGCAGCACGATCGAGGTGAACGTTCGCCAGGTGCTGGCTCCGTCGATCTTGGCGGCCGACATCAGCTCGTCGGGAATCGCTGACATGAAGGCCGTGAAGAGCAGCACTCCGAATGGAACCGCGATCGTCGAATCCGCGATGATCAGCCCCGGTATCGAGTTCAGGATGCCCAGATTGAGGTAAATCGCATAGAACCCCATGGCCATGATGATGCCCGGAATCATCTGCGAGATCAGGAACACGAAGCTCAGCGCACCGCCCCCGCGCGGCCGGAGCTTCGCAAGCGCGTAACCCGCCGGCGCCGAGAACACCAGTGTCACGATCACGGTGCCCAGACCCACGATGAGGCTCGTGGCAAGGTAGGGCAGCTGCTGGGAGATGACCGCCTGGTAGCCCGAGAACGTCGGGTCGATCGGAAACCAGTTCGGCGGGCTCTTGCGCATGTCGGTGGTCTTCGTGAGGGAGACGTTGATCATCCAGTAGATCGGGAACAGCATGATCGCGGTGAGTACGACGCCGATCACGGTGATGTACCACGTCTTGCGGGGCCGCCGGATCTTCGGCGCCGGGGCGTCGGCGGCAGACAGTGCGGCGCGCGACGGGGTGGCGAATGTGGTCATCGACGGGCCTCCCTTCGTTGCATGAGTATGTAGAGCAGCCCGAAGACGAGCGCCACGATGATGAGAATGTTGCCGACCGCCGCCGCGGGCCCGAAGCGGGGCAGGGTCGAGCCGAAGCCGAGCTGGTACGACCAGGTGGAGAGAGTGGTCGACGAGTTCGCAGGCCCGCCCTTGGTCATGATCCAGATGATGTCGAAGACCTTCAGCGTGTAGACCAGGCCGAGCAAGATGGTGATGGCGGAGACGGGCCGAAGAAGCGGAAACGTGATGCGCCAGAACTTCTGCCAGGCATTCGCACCGTCGAGCGAGGCGGCTTCGTAGAGGTCGGCCGAGATGTTCTGCAGGCCGGAGTAGAGAATAACGAGGTTGAACGGAATACCGATCCAGATGTTGGCGATCGTCACCGAGATCAGGGCCCAGCCCGGCGACGTCAACCAGTTGATGCTGCCGATGCCGAACGCCTGCAGCACCGAGTTCACGATGCCCGAGTCGCTGTTGAGCATCCACGACCAGGTCGAAGCCGAAACGATGAGCGGCAGAAGCCACGGCACCAAGAAGAGGGCCCGCAGGGTGCCGGAGAGCCGGAATTTGTTGTAGAAGAACACCGCCAGCGCCATACCGATGGTGAACTGGAACAGAATCGAGATCAGAACGAAGAAGCCGGTGTGAAAGATCGCGGGCCAGAACGTGGGGTCGTTGAAGACCTTGAGGTAATTGTCGAGACCGGTGAACGGGGCGTTGCCCTGCACGAACGAACGAACCGTGTAGTCACGGATGCTCAGGTCGATGTTCTTATAAAGCGGAACGACGTAGAACAGCGCCAGGTAGATGACGACCGGGGCAAGGAACGCCCACGCTACCCACTGAGAGGAGCGCACCTTGCGCCGTTTGGGCACATTTTCGTCGACTGGGAATCCCGGCGAGGCGACGGGAGGTGTCGCCCCGCCGGCCCGATGCGCAGACGAAGCGCCGGTCTTCTGGGTGATGGTCATAAAGAATTCCTACCTTGATCGTCCGCGGCGGTGGCTGGAGGTGCCGGTTATGTGAATAACCGGCACCTCGGGCTGCCTGTGTATTACTGCGTGGCCGAAGCGGCCGCGGTCTGTGCGGCCTTCATGGCATCGGTCGGCGACTGACTACCCGACATGGCGTTCTGAAAACCGCCCCACATCTGCTGCGAGATGAGCGGGTACTTTGTGCCGAGGTTGTCGCTCGTGCGGCCCTTCGCGGCAGCGACGGCGGCGACCCACGGAGCCAGTTCCGGGTTCGCGGCGACCTGCTGCTGCTGCACGGTAGCAATGGGAGCCACGTACGACAACGTGGTGTCGGTGGTCAGCAGGTTCGCATCGCTGGTCAGGCACGAGATGATCTTCTCGGTGGTGGCGTAACGCGACGTGTCTTTCTGCACCGGAGCGGTGACGAATTCGCCGCCTGTCGGCGCGGCCGCCGATCCGCCCGTCTGAGCGGGAATCGGAATGACGCCGTAGCTCAGCCCCGACTTGTCGGCTCCGGCGAGCTGCCAGGTGCCGTTCTCGCTGAAGGCCGTGTCACCGGCCAAAAACTCCTGCCAGCTCGTGGTCTGTGTGTTGTTGATCACCGAGTTCGGCGCGTAGCCCTCTTTCACCCAGTTGGTCCACAGAGTGGCTGCGGCGACCGCCTGAGGCGAGCTGAGGTCGTTCAGGTTCGCGCCGGCTCCCCAGAACCACGGCAGAAATTGAAAGCTGCCTTCTTCGGTGCCGATTCCGGCGAAGGTGATGCCCTGTTTACCGGCTGCCTTGACTTTGGCGAGGGCTGCGTTGAGCGAATCCCAGTCGGTGACACTCGCGATGTCGACGCCGGCTGCGGTGAGAATGTCTTTGTTGTAGTACAGCGCGAGAGTGTTCGCGCCGATCGGAACGCCATAGGTGTCGCCGTTGCTCTGACCCGCAGCGAGAATGTTCGCGGCGAAGTTGCTCGTGTCGAGCCCGAGGTCTTTGGTGGTGGTCAGGATGCCCGCATCGGCCAGCGTCGAAACGACGGGGTTGTCGATGAGCAGCACGTCGGGGGAGTTGCCCTGCTGGCCCGCGAGCAGTGCCTTGCTGGTCAGGTCGGAGGTGTCGTACCCGGTGCGTTCGATGGTGACACCGGCGTCGGTGCCGCACTTGGCGACGAGTTTGGACCAGTCTGCGGTCTCATCGAACTGAGGGTACGGATCCCAGAAGGTGTAGGTGCCGCCGGCTGCGGCGGCCGACGATGTGTCGGAGGCGGTGCCGCCCGACGAGCAGGCCGCGAGGCCCGCCACGGCGGCGACGGTGAGAACGGCGGCCCCGACGAGGCGCCCCCTCTTGGTTGAACTGATCACGATATTCCTCTCTGAATGTGACGTGGCCGTGCTGGTGCAGGTAACCGATACCGAAAACACCGAAAGTACTTTCGGTCATCACCATAAGGGCGAAAATCCAGCACGTCAAGCGCAAAGTCGGTGCAAAGTGCGTGTAACAATCTACGTAGGGTTTCGCAGGAATCAGACGGGTAGACGATGGACGGCCGCAAGAGGGGTAAAGGCGCGACGACGCTGACCGATGTCGCCGAACTCGCCGGCGTCTCGTTGGCTACGGCGTCGAAGGCGATCAACGGCGTCAGTCAGGTGCGAGCCGAGACCAGGCAGAAGGTGCTCGACGCCGCAGCCGCGCTCTCGTTCACCCCGAACCCCTTCGCCAAGGCGTTGAACTCGGCCACCACCGGCACCATCGGCATGCTCACGCAAGACCTCGACAATCGTTTCGTTCTGCCCGTGTTGCTCGGCGCCGAAGACGCGTTCGGAGCCGGGTCGACTTCGGTGCTGCTCGCCGACGCCCGCAGCGACTCGATTCGCGAGAATCACCAGCTGAACATGCTGTTGGCGAAACGGGTCGACGGGTTGCTGGTGGTGGGACGAACCACGAACCCCCGACCATCCATCACCGCCGGTTTGTCGATACCGGTCGTCTATGTCTACGCCCCTTCTGAAGACCCCGAAGATCTCTCGTTCACGCCCGACAATCACGATGCCGGACGCCAGGCGGTCGAGCACCTGCTCTCGCGCGGGCGCCGCCGAATCGCGTTCATCAACGGCGACCCGTCGTACTCGGCGGCTCGCGATCGGGTCGCCGGTGCTGCCGAGCGGATGCACGAAGAAGGCCTCTCGCTCGTCGGCGGCACCGGACTCTTCGGCCCGTGGGGTGAGCGCTGGGGGCGTCGGTGCACCGAGTCGCTCGTCGAATCCGGCGAGCGGTTCGACGCGCTGCTCTGCGGCAGCGATCAGCTCGCCCGCGGCGCCCTCGATCAGTTGCGCGAGAGCAAGCTCGCAGTGCCCGACGACGTCGCGGTGATGGGCTTCGACAATTGGGACCTGCTCGCCGAGGAGGCCCGCCCGCCGTTGACGAGTGTTGAGATGAACCTGCAGGAACTCGGCCGGTCTGCGGCGCAAGAACTCGTTCGCGCGATTGGCGGGCAGACCGCTCGCGGAGTGCGTCTGGGCCCCGTTCGTGTGGTTCCGCGCGAGTCGACGGGCGCCTGGGCGCACTGACGCCTCGGCGCGCCCTGACGCCTCGGCGCGCGAGGGCGACCCTTTCGGACGAGATGAGCCGCCGGGGCGGCCGCTCTCGTCCGAAGAAGTCGCTCTCGCGCCTCGCGCCTCGCGCCTCGCGCCGCGTGCGGCGTGCGGCGTGCGCCGTGCGCCGCGCGCGGCTAGAGGCCGCGGGCGAGGCGGTAGTAGGCCTGGTTCCAGCGCACCTGGTCGGCGAACGAGCGCAGCTCGGTTGCGGAGTCGATGACGAGCAGCTCGGTCTTGGCGATGTCGGCGAAGTCGGTCAACGTCTCGAGGCCGACGGCCGTCGACATGACGGTGTGGTGTGCGGCGCCCGCGGTGAGCCAGGCGGCGGCCGAGACGGCGAACGACGGCTCGGGCTTCCAGACGGCACGTCCCACGGGCAGCTTCGGCAGCGGAGCGCTGGGCTGCACGACCTCGACCACGTTGGCGACCAGACGGAACCGGTCGCGCATGTCGCTCATCGCCACCACGATGCCGGGACCCGAATCTGCCGTGAAGACGAGCCGCACGGGGTCTTCGCGGTCGCCGATTCCCAGCGGGTGGATCTCGAGCGTGGGCTTCGTGGTGGTCAACGACGGCGAGACCTCGAGCATATGCGCGCCGAGGATGAGCTCGTTGCCGGGCGTGAGGTCGTAGGTGTAGTCCTCCATGAGCGAGGCGCCGCCGGGTAGACCGGATCCCATCACGTTGGCGGCATGCACCAGAACGGCGGTCTTCCAGTCGCCCTCGGCGCCGAAACCGTAGCCGTCGGCCATGAGGCGCTGCACCGCGAGGCCGGGCAGCTGACGCAAGGCTCCGAGGTCTTCGAAGCTCGTGGTGAAAGCGCCGAATCCGCCTTCTTCGAGAAAGGAGCGCAGCCCGATTTCAATGGCCGCGCCGTAGCGCAGCGACTCGTGACGGTCGGCCCCGGGCAGTAGTTCGGGAGCAACGTCGTAGGCGAGAAGGTACTCCTCGACGAGGGCGTCGATCTGGGCATCCGTCGCCGCGGCGACAGCCTCGGCCAGCTCGTTGACGCCCCAGGTGTTGACCTGCACGCCGAAGACCAGCTCGGCCTCGGTCTTGTCGCCCTCGGTCACGGCGACGTAACGCATGTTGTCGCCGAAGCGCGCCAGCTTAAGGGAACGAGTGGATGCCCAACCCGACGCCGCGCGACTCCAGGTGCCGATCGACGCGGTGACCGCGGGGTTCGACACGTGGCCGACCACGGTCTTGCGGGCGACCCCGAGCCGGGTCTGGATGTACCCGAACTCCCGGTCGCCGTGCGCGGCCTGGTTGAGGTTCATGAAGTCGAAGTCGATGTCGGCCCACGGCAGCTCGACGTTCGCCTGGGTGTGCAAGTGCAGCAGGGGCTTCTGCAGGGCGTCGAGGCCTGCGATCCACATCTTCGCGGGGCTGAAGGTATGCATCCACGCGATGAGGCCCACGACCCTGTCGTTCGCGTTCGCGTCGAGGGCTGCGCGGCGAATCGACTCGGAGTCTTTCAGCACCGGCTTCCACACCACGGTGACGGGGATGTCGCTCGAAGCCTGCAGCGCGGCCGCGATCTGCTGCGACTGCTCAGCGACCTGGCGCAGGGTGTCTTCGCCGTAGAGGCTCTGGCTGCCGGTGAAGAACCAGACCTCGTACGAGTCGAGGTCGGGAATGATGCTCGTGCTCACTGCAGGGCTCCTTTTGGCGCTTGGCCGTAGACGTTCTGGTACCGGTCGAAGAGGGAATCAATGGCGGCTTCGGGGATGGGCAGCACCTCGCCCAGCTGGCGCGCGATGTGCACCGTGCGGGCCACGTCTTCGGTCATCACGGCCGCCTTGACGGCGTCGCGGGCGTCTTTGCCGATGGTGAAGACGCCGTGGTTCTGCATCAGCACGGCCCGCGAACGGTGCCCGCTGAGGGTGTCGACGATGCTGACACCGATGGAGTCGTCGCCGATGATGGCGAACGGGCCGACCGGAATCGGTCCGCCGAACTCGTCGGCCATGGCGGTGATGACGCACGGAATCGCCTCGCCGCGAGCCGCCCAGGCGGTGGCGTAGGTCGAGTGCGTGTGCACCACCCCGCCGACGAGAGACATATGCCGATAGACGTATGCATGCGCGGCGGTGTCGCTCGAGGGCGAGCGGTCGCTGCCGGGCGTGCCCGGGATGACCCGGCCGTCGAGGTCGCAGAGAATCATGTTCTCGGGGCTGAGCTCGTCATAGCTCACGCCGCTGGGCTTGATCACGAACAGATCGGCGCCGGGCACGCGGCCCGAGATGTTGCCGCCTGTCCAGATGACGAGGCCGTACTTCACCAGCTCCGCGTGCAACGCGGCGACATCCGCACGGATGCCCGTGATCGCGGCCTCGATCTCAGGGCCAAACGAGGGTGTTGCTGCGGCGGGCGGGGCGGCGGGCGGGGTCGCGGGCGGGGCTGCGGGCGGGGTCGCGGGCTGGGTCGAATCGGTCACGCGTTGGTTCCTTTCGGCAGGAGGCTGGTGACGGCGGCGCGCTCGATGTCGAGCCCGGCGCTGTAACTGTCGAGGTAGCTGGCGAAACCGACGACGTCGGCCTCATCGGGAGCCGCGGTTTCGACAGTGGCGCGGTCGAAGACGCGGTCGCGCAAGTATGTATCGAGGTCGAGGTCGGGATCGAGATCGAGGTCCAGATCGAGGTCGAGCTCGGAACGGGCGGCTGCGAACGATGCGAGCACCGCCATGCCCCACGCTCCGCCCTCCGAGGCCGTTTCGCCGACCGAGACCGGCGTATTGAGCGCAGCGGCGAGGAAGCGCTGCGCCACACCCGCGGTTCGAAAGAGGCCGCCGTGGGCGAGCATCCGGTCGAGCGCGACGCCCTCGTCGTCGAGCACCCGCATGCCGAGGGCGAGGGTGCCGAACACGCCGTAGAGTTGTGCGCGCATGAAGTTGCCCAGGGTGAAGCGGCTGTCGGGGGCTCGAACCACCAGGGGCCGCCCCTCTTCCAAGCCGGTGATGGGCTCGCCGGCCAGGTAGTTGTACGCCAGAAGTCCGCCGGCATCTGCTTCGCCCTGCAGGGCTGCGCTGAAGAGTGCGTCGTAGACGGCGTCGGCGTCGAGGGGTGCGCCGGCGGCCGTGGCGAATCCACCGAACAGCCCCGCCCAGGCGGCCAGCTCGCTCGCCCCGTTGTTGCAGTGCACCATCGCCACCGGGTCTCCGGCCGGCGTGGTGACGAGGTCGAGCTCGTGGTGCACCTCGGCGAGCGGATGCTCGAGCACGATCATCGCGAAGATGCTGGTTCCGGCGCTGACGTTGCCGGTGCGCGGCGCGACGGCATTGGTGGCGACCATGCCGGTGCCGGCGTCGCCTTCGGGCGGGCAGAGCAGCGCGCCCGGCCGCAGTGCGCCGGGCCGCAGCGCGCCCGTCGGGTCGAGCAGCGCGGCTCCCTCCAGCGTGAGTTCGCCGGCGGTCTGGCCGGCGACGAGTACCTCGGGCAGCAGGTCACGCAAGGGTGCGGACGCTCGCGGTGCGGCACCGGACGTCCCGTCGCCGGCCGCCGCGTTGCCGGACGCAGCGTCGCCGGTCCTCCCGGCGAGCCCGTCGTAGCGCGCCAGCAGGTCGGCGTCGTAGTCGTGCGTGGCAGAGTCGATGGGGAACATGCCCGAGGCATCGCCGATACCGATGACCTTGCGCCCCGTGAGCTTCCAGTGCACGTACCCGGCGAGCGTTGTCAGAAAGCGGATCTGTGGAACGTGCGGCTCGGCGTCGATGACGGCCTGGTGCAGGTGAGCGATCGACCAGCGCAACGGGATGTTCACGCCGAACAGCTCCGACAGTGCGGCGGCAGCGGGGCCGGTGTTCGTGTTGCGCCAGGTGCGGAACGGAACGAGCAGCTCACCACCCTCGTCGAAGGCGAGGTAGCCGTGCATCATCGCCGAGACTCCGATGGCGCCGAAGGTCTCGGGGCGCACGCCGTGGCGGCGTTCGGCGTCGGCGAGCAGGTCGGCGTAGGCGGCGCGGATGCCCGTCCAGACGTCGTCGAGCGAGTAGGTCCATAGCCGGTCGACGAACTGGTTCTCCCAGTCGTGGCTGCCGGTCGCGATCACGGTCGCGGGGTCGTCCCCGATCAGGCAGAGCTTGATGCGGGTCGATCCGAGTTCGATGCCGAGAAAGGCGCGGCCCGCGGCGATCGTTTCGCGCGCGGCGGGGGAGTCGGGCAAGAGAAACCTCTTCGTCTCAAGGCGGTGGGGTCGAGCATCCGGTTCGGGAAGTCGTCATGTGAACGTTAACATAATGCCGCCCGATGACAAAGCCTTCGGCCGTGATTGATTCAGACTTCGTCGTGCGACCGGGCTGTGCTCGCGCGAACGACGAGTTCGGGCTGCATCGAGAGTTGGTATTGCGGCGTTCCGGCGAGCTTGCGCAGCAGGAGCTCGACCGAGCGTCGGCCGAGTTCGTCGAAATCCTGCCGCATCGTAGTCAAGGGCGGGTGGAAGTATGCCGCTTCGGGCATGTCGTCGAAGCCGATCACGCTGAGGTCTGTGGGCACGGCGATTCCCCGTTCATCCGCAGCTCGCAGCAAACCGAGCGCCATCTGGTCGTTGGCGCAGAAAACGGCGGTGTACCGGTTCAGCGCGAGCAGCTCGTTCGCTCGTTCGTACCCCGACGTGGCCGACCAGTCGCCTTCGAACGCTGCGTCGGCGGCAAGGCCGGCCTGCGTCATCTCGGCGGCGAAACCCGCCTCGCGTGCTTGAGCCGAGAACCAATCGCTCGGCCCCGAAAGGTGGGCGATGGCACGGTGACCGAGGTCGAGGAGGTGACGGGTGGCGGCGCGGGCGCCCGCGATCTGGTCGACCGAGAGTTCGCTGTCGCGGCTGTCGGCCGTCGACTGCAGGGTCACGAACGGCACCGAGACCTTGAGCGCCGTGAATGCCTCGAGCACGTTCAGTTCGGGCGCGATCACGACGAGCCCCTCGACGGCGTGGTCGAGCAGGCTGTCGAGTCCGCGCTCGACCTCCTGCTGTTCGGCGGAGTCGACATTGACCGTGATCACGAAGTACCCCGCCCGGCGCGCGGCGACCTCGATGGCACGGATCGACGCCGACGGCCCGTACTGCGAACTCGACGCCGACAGCACTCCCAGCAGGAGCGAACGGTTCGACTTGAGCGCACGCGCAAGCCGATTGGGGCGGTAGCCGAGTTCGTCGATGGCCTGCTGCACGCGCTCGCGAGTCGACTCCCGGATGCTCGGGTGATTGTTGAGCACCCGCGACACCGTCTGGTGCGAAACACCCGCCAGCTTCGCCACGTCGTACAGGCCCGGGGGGCGGCGGGCGGGCTGGTCGGGCGGCATGGCTCAACTCTAGGCGGGCGATACTGTCTGTATGCAGTTCACCGGGGTGCACCACATCGCCATCATCGCCAGCGACTACGAGCTCTCGAAGCGGTTTTACGTCGACGTGCTCGGGTTCACCCTCGAGGCCGAGTACTTTCGCGCCGAGCGTGACTCGTGGATGGGAAAGCTCGCGCTGAACGGGCAGTACGTCGTCGAGTTGTTCAGCTTTCCGGGGGCGCCTCAGCGGGCATCCGGACCCGAGGCGCTCGGGCTTCGGCACCTCGCCTTCGCGGCGGTCGACGTGGCGGGGGTGCGGCAGGAACTGATGGCGCAGCAGGTCTCGTGCGAGGAGCTGCGCACCGACCCACACACGGGCCTTGCGATGTTCTTCTTTCGCGACCCCGATGGGCTGCCGCTCGAGGTCTACGAGGTGGGGGCGCCCTACTGATGCTTCGCGGGGCCGTCGCCCCGGCCGCGCGGTCGTCGCGCCCCGCCGTACCGCCGCGTACCGCGCCGCTGCCCCCGCCACGTCAAAACAGCGGAGATTTGCGGGTGGTAGCTCGCATATGGAGACACCCCCTCGAAAACTCCGCTCTTTTGTGGGCCGTCGGCCGGTGTCAGCCGCGCAGCGCCACCGCCTCGCTGACCCAGCGGCGGTAGAGGTCGAAGGGGTCGCCGACTCCGGCGGCGACCAAGTGGATGTGCTGTAGCAGCTCGTCGTGCACAGCGAACCACTCGCTTCCGGCGACTCGATGGGCGCCGAACTGCGCGTGACGGCGCCGTTCGAGGTGCCGGTCGCCGCGCTCGAAGGCGAGTAATTCGTCGAAGTGCAGCTGGGCGAGCCGCCCGCGCGGGTTGGCCGACGTGCCGATCTTGATGCGCTCCCCGGCGCGAACGTAGTACACGACATCGACCCGGATGGCCGCAGAACCCGGGTCGGGAACGTCTCCGTATTTCCACTCGCACACTGCGCAGAGCCAGCCCGACGGGTAGCGCACCCCGAGCCGGGAGCTGCAGGCCAGGCAGGGGGAGGGCAGGGCATCCGTCACGCCGACGTCGGCCGCGACTTCGTCGTACGCCGCGAGCAGGTGCCGGGTGCACAGGTTGAGACTCGACCCCGGCGCCGCCGGTTCGCCGCACGCGGGCTCGCCCTCGAGCCGGGCGCCGCAGGGTGAGGATGCTCGGGGCTCGTGCTCGACCATGCCGACTCCTCTCGCCGTGTTTCGAACACTACTTCCACCCGCCGACATCTATCGACTTTGCGAAAAGGCCCCCAAGATCACCCGGTTCGAGCACTTTTCGCAAAGTGGATTGAGCTACGTAGGGGCACGGGTGGCGTGTCGGGGGGTGGAGGTACTCTCGCCGCGCGGGGAGGGTAGCGGGCGAGGGCGAGGGTGGCGGACGGCGGTGGCAGGCGAGGGTGACAGACAACGTAGCGGCGTGGTGGGCCAGGCGGCAGTTCTCGAAGGGTGCCGTGGTGCCCTACGACGTGGGCGAGTATCGCGAGCAGTGGCAACAGTTTCCCGCGCTCATCCGGCAGTACCATCCTGACCTCAACGACTTCATCACGCTCACGCAGATTCCTCCGGCCGCCGATGTCTACCTCACCTGGCTATGCGACGTGGGGCACGTCTTCGTGGCGACTCCCGACGAGCAGCGCAACCGCCCCGGTCGCACCCGGCGGCGGTCGTCGTGGTGCCCCGAGTGCAGCGCAGGCGCCACCCGCCAGCGGGTTCGGGATGCCCGAGCTCAGGCCGATCCGCCGACGGCGCTTGCGCTGCCGGGGGCCGGGGAGGCGTTCCACAGTGCGGCGGCGCCACGGCCCGCATCCGCAGCCGAGGCGCGATTGCGCCAGTTGCTGGCTGAGCGCCTCGAGTTCGACGCCTCCGTGAACGCGGTTCGGGTCGCGCGGCCGTTCTTCGGTCGGCTCGAGGTGTGGCCGGACATCCTGCTGCCCGACCTGCGCGTCGCCATCGAGTACGACACCGTCGGCCGATTCGGGCTGGAACACGTCGGCAGACGCGAGGTTGCCGACCGCCGTAAAGACCGCTTGTTGCGCGCAGCCGGCTGGGAGGTGGTGCGCATTCGGGCGGGCAAACTGCTGCCGCTCGGGCCCTACGATCTGGCGGCGTCGGCGGTGGCACCGAAACTGGTCGACCGCTTGATCGACACACTGCGCGCGATTCGCGGCGACCTCATTGTGAACGCGTACCTGGATGCACGGCGTTCCGCTAGCGGCGCGGAATGATCAGTGGCTGATCGTCAGGGCGATCGTCGCCAGCGTAGCGGTGACGGCCGCCAGCGCGGCGAGGCCGGTGAGCATCGCGATCTGGGCGGCAGTGGACTTCGATTCGGGTTCTTCGTACGACGACACGGTTCTTCTTTTCTGGGCGGCCGCTTTCGAGCGCAACGGCGAGCTTCGGGTGAGTGTGTGGCG
Coding sequences:
- a CDS encoding sugar ABC transporter substrate-binding protein, whose amino-acid sequence is MISSTKRGRLVGAAVLTVAAVAGLAACSSGGTASDTSSAAAAGGTYTFWDPYPQFDETADWSKLVAKCGTDAGVTIERTGYDTSDLTSKALLAGQQGNSPDVLLIDNPVVSTLADAGILTTTKDLGLDTSNFAANILAAGQSNGDTYGVPIGANTLALYYNKDILTAAGVDIASVTDWDSLNAALAKVKAAGKQGITFAGIGTEEGSFQFLPWFWGAGANLNDLSSPQAVAAATLWTNWVKEGYAPNSVINNTQTTSWQEFLAGDTAFSENGTWQLAGADKSGLSYGVIPIPAQTGGSAAAPTGGEFVTAPVQKDTSRYATTEKIISCLTSDANLLTTDTTLSYVAPIATVQQQQVAANPELAPWVAAVAAAKGRTSDNLGTKYPLISQQMWGGFQNAMSGSQSPTDAMKAAQTAAASATQ
- a CDS encoding carbohydrate ABC transporter permease, with translation MLFPIYWMINVSLTKTTDMRKSPPNWFPIDPTFSGYQAVISQQLPYLATSLIVGLGTVIVTLVFSAPAGYALAKLRPRGGGALSFVFLISQMIPGIIMAMGFYAIYLNLGILNSIPGLIIADSTIAVPFGVLLFTAFMSAIPDELMSAAKIDGASTWRTFTSIVLPISRNSIVTVSLFAFLWAWSDFIFASTLDGGGKIQPITLGIYKYIGNNNQEWNSIMATAVVASIPAAVLLVVAQRYVAAGVTAGAVKD
- a CDS encoding LacI family DNA-binding transcriptional regulator, with product MDGRKRGKGATTLTDVAELAGVSLATASKAINGVSQVRAETRQKVLDAAAALSFTPNPFAKALNSATTGTIGMLTQDLDNRFVLPVLLGAEDAFGAGSTSVLLADARSDSIRENHQLNMLLAKRVDGLLVVGRTTNPRPSITAGLSIPVVYVYAPSEDPEDLSFTPDNHDAGRQAVEHLLSRGRRRIAFINGDPSYSAARDRVAGAAERMHEEGLSLVGGTGLFGPWGERWGRRCTESLVESGERFDALLCGSDQLARGALDQLRESKLAVPDDVAVMGFDNWDLLAEEARPPLTSVEMNLQELGRSAAQELVRAIGGQTARGVRLGPVRVVPRESTGAWAH
- a CDS encoding L-ribulose-5-phosphate 4-epimerase, giving the protein MEAAITGIRADVAALHAELVKYGLVIWTGGNISGRVPGADLFVIKPSGVSYDELSPENMILCDLDGRVIPGTPGSDRSPSSDTAAHAYVYRHMSLVGGVVHTHSTYATAWAARGEAIPCVITAMADEFGGPIPVGPFAIIGDDSIGVSIVDTLSGHRSRAVLMQNHGVFTIGKDARDAVKAAVMTEDVARTVHIARQLGEVLPIPEAAIDSLFDRYQNVYGQAPKGALQ
- the araA gene encoding L-arabinose isomerase, which encodes MSTSIIPDLDSYEVWFFTGSQSLYGEDTLRQVAEQSQQIAAALQASSDIPVTVVWKPVLKDSESIRRAALDANANDRVVGLIAWMHTFSPAKMWIAGLDALQKPLLHLHTQANVELPWADIDFDFMNLNQAAHGDREFGYIQTRLGVARKTVVGHVSNPAVTASIGTWSRAASGWASTRSLKLARFGDNMRYVAVTEGDKTEAELVFGVQVNTWGVNELAEAVAAATDAQIDALVEEYLLAYDVAPELLPGADRHESLRYGAAIEIGLRSFLEEGGFGAFTTSFEDLGALRQLPGLAVQRLMADGYGFGAEGDWKTAVLVHAANVMGSGLPGGASLMEDYTYDLTPGNELILGAHMLEVSPSLTTTKPTLEIHPLGIGDREDPVRLVFTADSGPGIVVAMSDMRDRFRLVANVVEVVQPSAPLPKLPVGRAVWKPEPSFAVSAAAWLTAGAAHHTVMSTAVGLETLTDFADIAKTELLVIDSATELRSFADQVRWNQAYYRLARGL
- a CDS encoding carbohydrate ABC transporter permease, encoding MTITQKTGASSAHRAGGATPPVASPGFPVDENVPKRRKVRSSQWVAWAFLAPVVIYLALFYVVPLYKNIDLSIRDYTVRSFVQGNAPFTGLDNYLKVFNDPTFWPAIFHTGFFVLISILFQFTIGMALAVFFYNKFRLSGTLRALFLVPWLLPLIVSASTWSWMLNSDSGIVNSVLQAFGIGSINWLTSPGWALISVTIANIWIGIPFNLVILYSGLQNISADLYEAASLDGANAWQKFWRITFPLLRPVSAITILLGLVYTLKVFDIIWIMTKGGPANSSTTLSTWSYQLGFGSTLPRFGPAAAVGNILIIVALVFGLLYILMQRREARR